Proteins co-encoded in one Dendropsophus ebraccatus isolate aDenEbr1 chromosome 9, aDenEbr1.pat, whole genome shotgun sequence genomic window:
- the BARD1 gene encoding BRCA1-associated RING domain protein 1 isoform X3, translating into MIQLCSKLHILLDGEKNDGSKMDLCQDASLKQNTTEGNSKKKNIKMRFSPRRGKVRYVLEREENRQPLPSQCKQATMLAPYEFVSSSPELEHAKKKPKCRKTKKKQLEDINKKWGIGTQSENIDIFEESNNQEANRSVSFCSHLRILQMSDDDVQENNYECNNMITNGSEKMELVLEDHKTENTTDNNIKDINSLKSESVTSVHQSIGAEQETDYSHDPNQENRQSVSQMEESVKEEPGSEKLLQFTQQKNVSSGRTKREKTPLKRKHYPSTSPISSATKRLRKTKLADDSTSDDTGDPGKVKNNEIRKSMKAETDPKPHSTPQTPKDGRRRSQPGANVTTSPSNFTKKNHKGETMLHVASIKGDVGAVEELLKSGANPNVKDNAGWTPLHEACNHGHTTVVEALLRHQALVNTTGYQNDSPLHDAVRNGHIAIVRLLLQHGALQDAVNIFGLRPVDYAQTEEMKSALLQTQAKKQLPSPGPAQKVVQCREGAIVILSSGLSAPQRTDLNKLVSLLKAEICSNYNSSVTHIIVGDEPVLRTIKCMMALLSGCWILPYAWVKACLKTRRREPEELHEVDNGPHRARLNKEQLLPSLLDGCHFYFRGCFKENKKEDLIELVKAAGGQILIRQPKPDSDVTQTINTVAYHADADSDQRFCTQYIIYDNTSKFIPDRVRQGKVWFAPSSWLIECITSFHLLPVPDSIS; encoded by the exons GAAGTAAAATGGATTTGTGTCAAGATGCATCACTCAAACAGAACACTACAGAAGGCAATTCTAAGAAGAAAAACATAAAGATGAGGTTTAGCCCCCGTAGAGGGAAGGTGAGGTATGTTTTGGAACGTGAAGAAAACAGACAGCCGCTTCCTTCACAATGCAAACAGGCTACAATGTTGGCGCCATACGAATTTGTCTCTTCTTCACCCGAACTGGAACATGCCAAAAAGAAGCCGAAATGTCGGAAAACAAAGAAGAAGCAGCTGGAGGACATTAACAAAAAGTGGGGCATTGGAACACAAAGTGAGAATATTGACATCTTTGAAGAAAGTAATAACCAGGAAGCCAATAGATCGGTGTCTTTTTGCAGCCACCTACGTATACTTCAGATGTCTGATGATGATGTGCAAGAAAACAATTATGAATGTAACAACATGATTACAAATGGCTCAGAAAAGATGGAGCTCGTGTTAGAAGATCATAAGACTGAAAACACTACAGACAACAACATAAAAGACATCAATAGTTTAAAGTCTGAGTCTGTGACATCTGTGCATCAGTCTATCGGTGCCGAGCAAGAAACTGACTACAGCCATGATCCGAACCAAGAAAATAGACAAAGTGTAAGTCAAATGGAGGAATCTGTAAAAGAAGAACCCGGCTCTGAGAAGTTGTTACAATTCACAcagcaaaaaaatgtttcttcTGGAAGAACTAAGCGAGAAAAGACTCCTCTAAAACGGAAACATTATCCATCTACATCCCCTATTTCCAGTGCCACGAAACGTTTGAGAAAGACAAAGCTTGCTGATGATTCCACGTCAGATGATACAGGGGATCCTGGGAAAGTAAAGAACAATGAAATCAGAAAATCTATGAAAGCAGAGACCGATCCTAAGCCCCATTCTACTCCACAAACTCCTAAAGATGGCAGAAGGAGGAGCCAACCTGGAGCTAATGTTACGACATCCCCAAGTAACTTTACAAAGAAGAACCACAAGGGTGAGACAATGCTTCATGTGGCTTCTATTAAG GGCGATGTGGGAGCCGTAGAGGAACTTCTCAAGAGTGGAGCTAACCCCAATGTCAAAGACAATGCTGGATGGACTCCTTTG CACGAAGCTTGTAACCACGGGCACACCACTGTGGTAGAGGCGCTGCTCCGACACCAGGCCCTCGTGAACACCACCGGATACCAAAACGACTCACCTCTTCACGATGCCGTAAGAAACGGTCATATCGCCATCGTCCGTCTTCTTCTCCAGCACGGAGCTTTGCAAGATGCGGT TAATATATTCGGTCTGCGGCCTGTAGACTATGCTCAAACAGAGGAGATGAAGTCGGCTTTGCTGCAAACACAGGCAAAAAAGCAACTACCCAGTCCGGGCCCTGCA CAAAAAGTAGTCCAGTGCAGAGAAGGAGCCATTGTCATTTTATCAAGTGGTTTGTCTGCCCCTCAGAGAACTGATCTCAACAAGCTTGTTTCATTATTAAAGGCAGAGATTTgttccaactacaacagctcaG TTACCCACATTATAGTTGGAGATGAACCTGTACTACGTACCATAAAGTGCATGATGGCATTATTATCTGGATGCTGGATCCTCCCATATGCTT GGGTAAAAGCTTGCCTCAAGACAAGAAGACGAGAGCCGGAAGAACTTCATGAGGTAGACAATGGACCCCACAGAGCTAGGCTCAATAAAGAACAGctg CTGCCAAGCCTGTTGGATGGATGTCATTTTTACTTCCGTGGATGcttcaaagaaaacaaaaaggaagaCCTTATTGAACTGGTCAAAGCTGCCGGTGGTCAAATCCTAATTCGCCAACCAAAACCAGATAGTGATGTAACCCAAACTATTAACACAGTAGCGTACCATGCAGATGCCGACTCTGATCAGAGGTTTTGTACACAATATATCATCTATGATAACACTTCCAAATTCATTCCAGACAGGGTGCGCCAAGGGAAGGTTTGGTTTGCCCCCTCAAGCTGGCTGATTGAATGCATCACCAGCTTTCACCTACTGCCAGTGCCGGATAGCATATCCTGA